A portion of the Manihot esculenta cultivar AM560-2 chromosome 2, M.esculenta_v8, whole genome shotgun sequence genome contains these proteins:
- the LOC110610092 gene encoding uncharacterized protein LOC110610092 has product MASFLPSCAIRIKPASSKLISTRQPLQVRAQSFKDEGISSDMVEANLRVLRERIQEVKTKERFERCCRCEYGWNYSTVYNHKHKKQVGLSQVFDLVVLVFRTIGFTCVSGTLILLLVSLIVHLNQ; this is encoded by the exons ATGGCTTCGTTTCTACCTTCCTGCGCAATTCGGATCAAGCCTGCATCTTCAAAGCTGATCAGCACTCGTCAGCCCTTGCAAGTTAGAGCCCAGAGCTTTAAAGATGAAG GGATTTCGAGTGACATGGTTGAAGCGAATCTGAGGGTTCTGAGAGAGAGGATACAGGAAGTTAAAACGAAGGAAAGATTTGAGAGGTGTTGCAGATGTGAATATGGATGGAATTATTCAACTGTGTATAATCACAAGCACAAGAAACAAGTGGGTTTATCTCAGGTTTTTGATCTTGTTGTATTGGTTTTCAGAACTATTGGTTTCACCTGTGTTAGTGGTACTTTGATTCTTCTTCTTGTTTCTCTCATAGTTCATTTGAatcaatga
- the LOC110608596 gene encoding uncharacterized protein LOC110608596, which yields MASCLPSSYASLIKPSLKQAFRLDLKVQARSKRYGVKASNMVDADMRVLRLRIKEIRRKERIERCCRCKHGWNYEPSGFNSKIVKKEKDLLGYFELAGLIGVTFGITCLTGAIFLSLVSLVVHLNLYQ from the exons ATGGCTTCCTGTCTACCTTCATCATATGCTTCTCTAATCAAGCCATCTCTCAAGCAGGCTTTTCGTCTCGACCTCAAAGTTCAAGCTCGAAGCAAGAGATATGGAg TAAAAGCAAGTAACATGGTGGATGCAGATATGAGAGTTCTCAGACTGAGGATAAAGGAGATCAGAAGAAAGGAAAGGATTGAGAGATGTTGCAGATGCAAACATGGATGGAATTATGAACCATCTGGGTTCAATTCGAAAATTGTAAAAAAGGAGAAGGACTTGTTAGGATATTTTGAGCTTGCAGGTCTTATAGGTGTCACTTTTGGCATTACCTGCCTCACTGGGGCAATTTTCCTTTCTTTGGTTTCTCTTGTAGTTCATTTGAATTTATATCAGTAA
- the LOC110605374 gene encoding uncharacterized protein LOC110605374 isoform X2, whose translation MSEMEGVKEQEQVDGNVPEDKSSMSSSKQEEEVVKKKYGGIMPKKPPLISKDHERAYFDSADWALGKQGGVEKPKGPLEALRPKLQPTQQQTRYRKSPYAPSDGEDTGSSPRDDAPANE comes from the exons ATGTCAGAGATGGAGGGTGTCAAAGAGCAAGAGCAGGTTGATGGAAATGTCCCCGAGGATAAAAGTTCCATGTCCTCATCTAAACAGGAG GAAGAAGttgtaaagaaaaaatatgGAGGAATCATGCCCAAGAAGCCACCACTCATTTCTAAG GACCATGAACGGGCTTATTTTGATTCTGCAGATTGGGCACTTGGAAAG CAAGGTGGTGTTGAGAAACCCAAAGGACCTCTGGAAGCTCTTCGGCCAAAATTACAG CCTACACAACAGCAGACACGATACCGGAAGTCTCCCTATGCCCCATCAGATGGTGAAG ATACAGGAAGCTCACCACGGGATGATGCACCTGCAAATGAATGA
- the LOC110605374 gene encoding uncharacterized protein LOC110605374 isoform X1, whose product MSEMEGVKEQEQVDGNVPEDKSSMSSSKQEEEVVKKKYGGIMPKKPPLISKDHERAYFDSADWALGKQGGVEKPKGPLEALRPKLQPTQQQTRYRKSPYAPSDGEGMPDTGSSPRDDAPANE is encoded by the exons ATGTCAGAGATGGAGGGTGTCAAAGAGCAAGAGCAGGTTGATGGAAATGTCCCCGAGGATAAAAGTTCCATGTCCTCATCTAAACAGGAG GAAGAAGttgtaaagaaaaaatatgGAGGAATCATGCCCAAGAAGCCACCACTCATTTCTAAG GACCATGAACGGGCTTATTTTGATTCTGCAGATTGGGCACTTGGAAAG CAAGGTGGTGTTGAGAAACCCAAAGGACCTCTGGAAGCTCTTCGGCCAAAATTACAG CCTACACAACAGCAGACACGATACCGGAAGTCTCCCTATGCCCCATCAGATGGTGAAGGTATGCCAG ATACAGGAAGCTCACCACGGGATGATGCACCTGCAAATGAATGA